A stretch of the Bacteroidales bacterium genome encodes the following:
- a CDS encoding lysophospholipid acyltransferase family protein gives MTLIHPDEFAKALSLQKIGLKSLAVPLMKLFRVQRLNKIYQRFSHYKGLEFLDVCLDELQVTYDVPVNDFKNIPLSGPVVFVANHPYGGLDGLLLIRIIAGIRTDLKVMANYILKNVKPLEDFILPVDPFERKDSAQKSIIGVKSSLDVLMKGGSLAIFPAGEVSSFHSNTKRITDKAWNPMIGKLVAKSGAKVVPLYFGGSNSLLFNLLGMIHPRLRTARLPSELLNKKRFAVKIRIGKPISADDIAEFTDNTQLMRFLRAKTYALATSLEVKKHYFTIPLRAKATPEQIIAPVEQSLLEEEIAKIRVSDLMIEFQDFELYLSESVDIPNILREIGRLREVTFREVGEGTNRAIDIDEYDLYYHHLFIWSKSEKRLIGAYRIGKGNDLFNKYGVKGFYISTLFNIHRKMNPILRQSVELGRSFIIKEYQQKVFVLLLLWRGILTFIRRNPEYRYLIGPVSISNHFLKISKALLVHYIKKNFYDHEMANYVSAKKEFKVRLSNLDTEILLMHDKSVFMKSIDDIISELEPEGFKTPVLLKKYLKQNGRIIGFNIDPKFNNALDGFIVMDIRDTPEETLQMLEKQASASERPC, from the coding sequence ATGACTTTAATTCACCCCGATGAGTTTGCCAAAGCATTATCACTTCAAAAGATAGGCTTAAAGTCTCTTGCAGTGCCATTGATGAAGTTGTTCAGGGTTCAGCGGTTGAATAAAATCTACCAGCGGTTCAGCCATTATAAAGGCCTTGAATTCCTGGATGTTTGTCTTGATGAGTTGCAGGTAACGTACGATGTTCCTGTCAACGATTTTAAAAATATTCCTCTTTCAGGGCCGGTTGTTTTTGTGGCAAACCATCCTTACGGAGGCCTTGACGGATTATTACTTATAAGAATCATCGCAGGTATCCGCACCGATCTGAAGGTCATGGCAAATTATATTTTGAAGAATGTAAAACCACTTGAGGATTTTATATTGCCTGTTGATCCGTTTGAGAGAAAAGACAGTGCACAAAAGAGCATTATCGGAGTAAAAAGTTCACTCGATGTGCTTATGAAGGGCGGAAGCCTGGCTATTTTTCCGGCTGGAGAGGTATCATCTTTTCATTCCAATACAAAACGCATTACTGATAAAGCCTGGAACCCAATGATTGGAAAATTGGTTGCCAAATCGGGCGCTAAGGTTGTTCCATTATATTTTGGCGGTAGCAATAGCCTTCTCTTTAATTTGCTGGGCATGATCCACCCCAGGCTTCGTACCGCACGTCTGCCATCAGAACTGCTTAACAAGAAACGGTTTGCGGTAAAAATCAGGATAGGAAAACCAATCTCTGCTGACGATATTGCTGAGTTTACTGACAATACCCAACTCATGCGGTTCTTAAGGGCCAAAACGTATGCATTGGCAACTTCGCTTGAGGTTAAGAAGCATTACTTTACAATTCCACTTCGTGCCAAGGCAACACCTGAGCAGATCATTGCCCCCGTTGAACAATCATTGCTAGAAGAGGAAATCGCTAAAATACGAGTAAGTGATCTCATGATTGAATTTCAGGATTTTGAACTCTATTTATCAGAATCAGTTGATATTCCAAATATCCTAAGAGAAATAGGGCGCTTGCGTGAAGTTACTTTCCGCGAAGTTGGCGAAGGAACCAACCGCGCCATTGATATTGATGAATACGATCTCTATTACCACCACCTTTTCATTTGGTCCAAATCAGAAAAGCGGCTCATTGGCGCATACAGGATTGGCAAAGGCAATGACCTTTTCAATAAATACGGGGTCAAAGGCTTTTATATAAGCACGCTGTTCAACATTCACCGGAAAATGAATCCCATTCTACGTCAATCTGTAGAGCTTGGCCGTTCATTTATAATAAAAGAATATCAACAAAAAGTATTTGTGCTGCTGCTTTTGTGGCGGGGAATACTTACCTTTATCCGGCGCAATCCCGAATACCGCTATCTGATTGGCCCGGTTAGCATCAGTAATCATTTTCTTAAAATATCAAAAGCTTTGCTTGTGCATTATATCAAAAAGAATTTTTACGACCACGAAATGGCAAATTATGTTTCGGCGAAAAAAGAATTCAAAGTGAGGCTTTCAAATTTGGATACTGAAATCCTGTTGATGCACGACAAATCGGTTTTTATGAAAAGCATTGATGATATTATTTCGGAACTTGAACCTGAAGGCTTCAAAACACCTGTGCTGCTAAAAAAATATCTTAAACAGAACGGGCGGATCATTGGGTTCAATATTGACCCAAAATTCAATAATGCCCTCGACGGATTTATTGTTATGGACATACGCGATACCCCTGAAGAAACACTCCAGATGCTTGAGAAACAGGCTTCCGCTTCTGAGAGACCATGTTAA
- a CDS encoding DUF3822 family protein, with translation MAEITPFHRFVDPGLNYLFTNNFDLSIRILPDGFVFTVFDTLKTKFICLEEYRYPDTAILRSVYGSKEFCIWLEYVFVQSYLLQEHYNKVSILTGGFKFTLMPGPLFDPTNARKYLGFNHAIQDEDAVYYDMIKAPEACLVFSVPSGLNEWIRNHYPGSRQLHSCGSLIRSFYLQCKGSSPATRILANVQGDTIDIIIFKGSDFQFCNSFHYTSQTDLLYYLLFVMEQLKINTEESPLYLSGIVENESELYRLLATYFRFVGFIPDAEDRKFSPSFDHAPLPRYFDLLNVSLCG, from the coding sequence ATGGCTGAGATTACGCCGTTTCATCGGTTCGTTGACCCCGGGCTCAATTATTTGTTTACCAACAACTTTGATTTATCCATCCGAATTTTACCGGATGGATTCGTTTTTACAGTTTTTGATACCCTGAAAACCAAGTTTATCTGCCTCGAAGAATATCGTTATCCTGATACGGCTATTTTGCGATCCGTTTATGGATCAAAGGAATTTTGCATTTGGCTTGAGTATGTTTTTGTTCAGTCCTATCTGCTGCAGGAACATTATAACAAGGTAAGTATTTTAACAGGTGGATTCAAATTTACTCTGATGCCGGGCCCTTTGTTTGATCCAACAAATGCCAGAAAATACCTTGGCTTCAATCATGCGATCCAGGATGAGGATGCTGTTTATTATGACATGATCAAAGCTCCTGAAGCTTGTTTAGTGTTTTCTGTTCCCTCCGGGTTAAATGAATGGATTAGAAATCACTATCCCGGTTCACGCCAACTTCACAGTTGTGGATCGCTCATCCGGAGTTTTTACTTACAATGTAAAGGCAGTAGTCCGGCTACAAGAATTTTGGCCAATGTTCAGGGTGATACGATTGACATCATCATTTTTAAAGGTTCTGACTTCCAGTTCTGCAATTCCTTCCATTATACATCACAAACGGATTTATTATATTATCTGCTGTTTGTGATGGAACAACTTAAAATCAATACCGAAGAATCCCCCCTGTATTTATCGGGGATCGTAGAAAATGAAAGCGAGCTATATAGACTTCTTGCTACTTATTTCCGATTTGTTGGCTTTATCCCGGATGCTGAAGACAGGAAATTCAGTCCCAGCTTCGATCACGCGCCTTTGCCCCGTTATTTCGACCTTTTAAATGTATCGTTATGCGGATAA
- a CDS encoding RsmD family RNA methyltransferase, which produces MRIIRGSHRGKQIVAPRSFPVRPTTDYAKEGLFNILEPTFDFESLEVLDLFAGTGSISYEFASRGCKAVTAVDSNKQSTRFITQIADELSLKNLKVICTDVFRLVMSNKKPYGLIFADPPYTLENLSDLPGLILNARMLYHEGWLVLEHSSVYDFSGNPYFIEHRKYGEVNFSFFEFLIPAQQNS; this is translated from the coding sequence ATGCGGATAATCAGAGGATCACATCGTGGAAAGCAAATTGTTGCGCCCAGGTCGTTTCCAGTAAGACCAACAACTGATTATGCCAAGGAAGGCCTGTTTAATATTCTTGAGCCAACATTTGATTTTGAAAGCCTTGAAGTCCTTGATCTTTTTGCCGGAACGGGAAGCATCTCCTACGAATTTGCCTCGCGAGGATGCAAAGCAGTTACAGCAGTTGACAGCAACAAACAATCCACTCGTTTTATAACTCAGATTGCTGACGAGCTTTCTTTAAAAAATCTTAAAGTTATTTGTACCGATGTCTTCAGGTTGGTCATGAGCAATAAAAAGCCTTACGGTCTTATTTTTGCCGATCCGCCTTACACACTCGAAAACCTTTCCGATCTCCCGGGGCTCATATTAAATGCGCGCATGCTCTACCATGAAGGCTGGCTGGTGCTTGAACATTCCAGTGTATATGACTTTTCCGGGAACCCATATTTTATCGAGCACCGGAAATACGGGGAGGTGAATTTCAGTTTTTTTGAGTT
- a CDS encoding type I restriction enzyme HsdR N-terminal domain-containing protein: protein MDLPTLNLPAVTSSIRTIDGCTEIFDPIRKVFVVLTPEEWVRQHFINYLVSDRLFPAGLIAIEKQIRVNRMSKRFDIVAHFPTGQPAMIVECKAPSVKISLETFNQALRYNLSLNIHYLALTNGLTHFCFRLNYNDKTSRQLDHIPSYQEIVG, encoded by the coding sequence ATGGATCTTCCAACACTCAACCTTCCTGCGGTTACTTCCAGCATTCGAACAATTGATGGCTGCACCGAAATATTTGATCCGATCAGAAAAGTATTTGTTGTATTAACCCCTGAAGAATGGGTCAGGCAGCACTTTATCAATTACCTGGTTTCTGACAGACTCTTTCCGGCCGGATTGATAGCAATTGAAAAGCAGATCAGGGTGAACCGCATGAGCAAACGCTTCGATATTGTTGCCCATTTTCCAACCGGCCAGCCTGCCATGATTGTTGAATGTAAAGCTCCATCTGTAAAAATTAGCCTGGAAACATTTAACCAGGCCTTACGCTATAACCTTTCACTCAATATTCATTATTTGGCTCTTACAAACGGACTTACACACTTTTGCTTCAGGCTGAATTATAATGATAAAACCAGCCGGCAGTTGGATCATATTCCGAGTTACCAGGAAATTGTCGGCTAA